Proteins found in one Oribacterium sp. oral taxon 102 genomic segment:
- a CDS encoding DUF1850 domain-containing protein, giving the protein MRKRELRWIKPLLLLLCGLGIAGIVRYGSRGELRILNADSGALYAAYPVRPGERFSVGFIHSVNKSPLIDVYEIKADGIYVEETIYYDFGAGVETELAEGEKLHYGPDGAMIVSGFDRRITPLSYFVGTVSDHILELHGERISLRELCGRSSRVELRYQGNLPLPAAEKCSSGAAA; this is encoded by the coding sequence ATGCGGAAAAGGGAATTACGGTGGATTAAGCCGCTGCTCCTGCTTCTGTGCGGACTGGGGATAGCCGGCATTGTCCGATACGGCTCTCGCGGGGAGCTCCGTATTCTGAACGCGGACAGCGGCGCGCTTTATGCAGCGTATCCGGTTCGGCCGGGGGAGCGCTTCTCCGTCGGCTTTATCCATTCCGTAAACAAAAGTCCGCTCATCGACGTTTATGAAATCAAGGCAGACGGCATCTATGTGGAGGAGACGATCTACTACGATTTCGGCGCAGGCGTGGAAACAGAGCTTGCGGAGGGAGAGAAGCTCCATTACGGCCCGGACGGCGCGATGATCGTCAGCGGCTTCGACCGGCGGATCACTCCGCTTAGTTACTTCGTCGGGACGGTTTCGGATCATATATTGGAGCTTCACGGGGAGAGAATCAGCCTGCGGGAGCTCTGCGGCAGATCCAGCAGGGTGGAGCTTCGCTATCAGGGGAATCTGCCGCTTCCGGCAGCGGAGAAATGCAGCTCCGGTGCCGCCGCCTGA